A portion of the Marinobacter alexandrii genome contains these proteins:
- a CDS encoding S8 family serine peptidase, which translates to MRIVFFGVLVLISVIVLSQTPSEENRNKLLRIASKHDSTFKYNQERIKEFLNSQNGKIQIPEGSSLVGFDKSGNPQYRIEHNRGASTATRTSDLYIGGTLAYNLTGKGMIAGVWENGSPNPSHQEFQGRLKIIDQASEERGHASHVTGTIIAAGVNPEAQGMAYEAVAHVFSADNDYSEIAIEASKGLLISNHSYGSSAGWTSSGNWIGDESISTSEDWKFGIYGPDAVAIDEIAFLAPYYLLIRSAGNENGESGDGTHPPDGPFDCITDEAIAKNVMTVANSNPLAAVPNGPDDVVIVASSSWGPADDGRIKPDLAAPGRNLLSAEIGANDSYDTKTGTSMSSPVVTGNSLLLQQLYHNLNAEYMKAATLKGLLLHTTLDVGESDGPDYVYGHGFLDANLAARVISENGNLAALEENQLSEGETFETTFEVTDSSRPLVVSISWTDPKGNLLDEVLDPTELNLVNDLDVRVIDGLGITFEPWILNPNSPGNAAKNGDNFRDNYEKVEIPNPETGTYTIRITHKNSLTNSKQDFSLIASNISRIDHIETYYRIGGGGNWDDPTKWSKSSGGLAANEMPTANSRVIVDEGSFPNAGNLILNENTSIGQLAWSTGKGKLVFNGNMLTMDRLTTVSQLSSSIGEIQLSTTSDKTLFAEFEASNPTLTLIVDKENGQMNLKGQDLMLNEIVLESGTLKVFDNLESDLNLSSSNTKELILDSIEITTSNLIMGNSANTSLSAKGTAFTFQGKDELHLISSDNTFDLERATLGDGRLSISQNGHITSLSINDDTELLLAENISLEVDELKVSASADNGVKFSAYAGAASLLSDSEDKFCLDYVEVDGVNVSGTSKFVLDETSTLTSGEGWISARCEDVLFANFSLRSPCADASTFFTDESDGQPTSWIWDFGDGTTSSDQNPIHEYDETGTYMVSLTVEVNGESNSRVEGVIIIKSEVVRPVIELTSNRLITNTPGEVFQWYLDGVILEGETSRLLSQSPQKGLYQVEITDNSCSVISDPFVVLSALDKTKVIEVYPNPATDVLYIKSFNQTKNVKISMFDFSGRRIRQITREFSGESEFELPVKDLPKGMYFITITDDSSESQSVRVIIQ; encoded by the coding sequence ATGAGAATCGTCTTTTTTGGAGTATTAGTTCTTATTTCGGTCATTGTATTGTCCCAGACTCCATCTGAGGAAAACAGGAATAAACTGCTTCGTATTGCTTCCAAGCATGATAGTACATTTAAGTATAATCAAGAACGAATTAAAGAATTCCTTAATTCGCAGAATGGAAAAATTCAAATACCTGAAGGGAGTAGTCTTGTAGGTTTCGATAAATCAGGTAATCCGCAATATCGCATTGAACATAATCGCGGAGCTTCTACAGCTACTCGTACCAGCGATTTATATATAGGAGGAACATTGGCCTATAACCTAACAGGTAAAGGAATGATTGCCGGCGTTTGGGAAAATGGATCTCCTAATCCATCACATCAGGAGTTTCAAGGAAGACTAAAAATCATAGATCAGGCAAGTGAAGAAAGAGGGCATGCAAGTCATGTGACAGGTACTATCATTGCTGCAGGTGTCAATCCTGAAGCTCAAGGAATGGCGTATGAAGCTGTTGCTCATGTCTTTTCAGCTGATAATGATTACAGTGAAATAGCAATTGAGGCATCCAAAGGCCTATTAATCTCTAATCATTCTTATGGCAGCTCTGCGGGCTGGACTTCAAGTGGAAATTGGATTGGAGATGAAAGTATTAGTACATCAGAGGATTGGAAATTTGGAATTTATGGACCTGATGCGGTAGCCATTGATGAAATTGCTTTTCTAGCACCATATTATTTGCTGATTAGATCAGCTGGTAATGAAAATGGTGAAAGTGGTGATGGGACTCATCCGCCTGATGGCCCATTTGATTGTATCACAGATGAGGCGATTGCAAAAAACGTGATGACGGTAGCTAACTCGAATCCTTTAGCAGCAGTTCCAAATGGACCTGATGATGTAGTTATTGTGGCTAGCAGCTCATGGGGTCCGGCGGATGATGGAAGGATCAAACCTGATCTGGCAGCTCCAGGACGTAATCTGCTTTCAGCAGAAATTGGCGCGAATGATTCGTATGATACCAAGACAGGTACTTCTATGTCTTCTCCGGTGGTCACAGGTAATTCACTACTTCTACAGCAGCTCTATCATAATTTGAATGCTGAATATATGAAAGCAGCTACTTTGAAAGGACTTCTACTTCATACCACCTTAGATGTGGGAGAAAGTGATGGTCCAGATTACGTCTATGGTCATGGGTTTTTAGACGCTAACCTCGCAGCTAGGGTGATTTCTGAGAATGGAAACCTCGCAGCTTTAGAAGAAAATCAACTCTCAGAAGGAGAGACATTCGAAACCACTTTTGAAGTGACGGACTCAAGTAGACCTTTGGTTGTTTCTATTTCATGGACAGATCCTAAAGGGAATTTGTTGGATGAAGTTCTCGACCCAACAGAACTGAATCTGGTTAATGATCTTGATGTGCGTGTGATTGATGGATTGGGGATAACTTTTGAGCCTTGGATTCTAAATCCTAATAGCCCTGGTAATGCAGCCAAAAATGGTGATAATTTCAGAGATAACTACGAGAAGGTGGAGATCCCTAATCCTGAAACAGGTACTTATACCATCAGGATTACACATAAAAATAGCCTAACGAACTCCAAACAGGACTTTAGCCTCATTGCAAGTAACATTAGTAGAATTGATCATATCGAAACTTACTATAGGATTGGAGGTGGTGGTAACTGGGATGATCCTACCAAATGGAGTAAAAGTAGCGGTGGATTGGCTGCAAATGAAATGCCTACTGCCAACTCCCGAGTGATTGTGGATGAAGGTAGTTTTCCGAATGCGGGTAATTTGATCCTGAATGAAAATACGAGCATTGGGCAACTAGCGTGGAGTACAGGTAAAGGAAAATTAGTGTTTAATGGGAATATGCTGACAATGGATAGGTTGACTACTGTGAGTCAGCTTTCTAGTTCAATTGGAGAGATACAATTAAGTACTACTTCAGATAAAACCCTTTTCGCAGAGTTTGAGGCATCAAATCCAACATTGACATTAATAGTTGATAAAGAAAATGGACAGATGAACCTGAAAGGCCAAGACCTAATGCTTAACGAGATAGTATTAGAATCGGGAACGTTGAAAGTCTTTGACAATCTGGAATCAGATTTAAATCTTAGCTCCTCCAATACGAAAGAATTGATTCTAGATAGTATTGAAATCACTACCAGTAACCTTATCATGGGTAATAGTGCAAACACTTCCCTAAGTGCCAAAGGAACGGCTTTCACATTCCAAGGAAAAGATGAATTGCACCTGATAAGTTCGGATAATACGTTTGATCTCGAGCGAGCTACCTTGGGAGATGGCAGATTGAGTATTTCTCAAAATGGACATATCACCTCCCTGAGTATAAACGATGATACGGAGTTATTACTTGCTGAAAACATCTCGCTAGAAGTGGATGAGTTAAAGGTCAGTGCATCAGCTGATAATGGAGTTAAGTTTTCAGCTTACGCTGGTGCAGCCTCTCTGCTAAGTGATTCCGAAGATAAATTCTGTCTCGACTATGTAGAAGTGGATGGAGTAAATGTTTCAGGAACTTCTAAGTTTGTTCTAGACGAAACAAGTACACTGACTAGTGGGGAAGGGTGGATATCGGCCAGGTGCGAAGATGTTTTATTTGCGAATTTTTCACTGCGCTCTCCATGTGCTGATGCATCTACATTCTTTACGGATGAGAGTGACGGTCAACCAACTAGCTGGATTTGGGATTTTGGAGATGGAACTACATCTTCCGATCAAAATCCAATTCATGAGTATGATGAGACAGGTACATATATGGTTTCTCTTACTGTGGAGGTGAATGGAGAATCAAATAGTAGAGTAGAAGGAGTGATAATCATCAAATCAGAAGTTGTAAGACCTGTCATTGAGTTGACGAGTAATCGTCTCATTACAAATACACCAGGTGAAGTTTTCCAATGGTACCTTGATGGAGTTATTCTTGAAGGAGAAACAAGTAGACTGCTATCGCAATCCCCTCAAAAGGGGCTGTATCAAGTGGAAATTACAGATAACAGCTGCTCAGTAATTTCTGATCCCTTTGTAGTTCTTTCCGCCTTGGATAAAACGAAAGTGATCGAAGTTTATCCTAATCCAGCAACGGATGTTCTATACATCAAATCCTTTAATCAAACCAAGAATGTTAAGATATCCATGTTTGATTTTTCTGGCAGAAGAATAAGGCAAATTACGCGTGAATTTAGCGGAGAAAGTGAATTTGAATTACCGGTGAAAGACCTACCTAAAGGAATGTATTTTATTACAATTACAGATGATTCATCAGAATCACAGTCAGTGCGAGTTATTATTCAGTAG